Proteins from a single region of Desulfobacter postgatei 2ac9:
- a CDS encoding exo-beta-N-acetylmuramidase NamZ family protein, translating to MNKNTPRVKTGLDTLCGNPPEYLKGMRLGLLANPASITSRFVHAKDVLSRLFPGRVCALFSPQHGFFAEKQDNMIESGHFRDPDLNIPVFSLYSETRVPTADMFDPIDTLVIDIQDVGTRVYTFIYTISYCLETAAKLGRSVVILDRPNPVGGLQVEGNILEEACASFVGRYPIPMRHGMTIGEITAYINTTQKIGCDLTVIPMQGWTRDMYWQETGLVWIPPSPNLPTPLSAMVYPGQVIFEGTNLSEGRGTTLPFEQFGAPYVDTRTLIQAVKDRLKGIVLRPLCFQPTSGKWQNQTCKGVQIHIMDRDEYKPYLCSLILLQEIMRTHPNGFQFKAPPYEYEFERLPMDLILGSRNLRKNIEKMNDPVELEKAWQRPLQEFRQESQDFYIYK from the coding sequence TTGAACAAAAACACACCACGGGTCAAAACCGGATTAGACACCCTTTGCGGCAATCCGCCTGAATATTTGAAAGGCATGCGCTTAGGCCTTCTGGCAAATCCGGCCTCAATCACAAGCCGGTTTGTACATGCAAAGGATGTTCTAAGCAGACTTTTTCCAGGGCGGGTTTGCGCCTTGTTCTCACCCCAGCACGGTTTTTTTGCGGAAAAGCAGGACAATATGATTGAATCGGGTCATTTCAGGGATCCTGATCTGAATATACCGGTATTCAGCCTATATAGTGAAACAAGGGTTCCCACAGCTGATATGTTTGACCCCATCGATACCCTGGTCATTGATATCCAGGATGTGGGGACCCGTGTGTATACCTTTATATATACCATCTCATACTGCCTTGAAACGGCAGCAAAACTCGGCAGGTCCGTAGTGATCCTGGACCGCCCCAACCCTGTTGGCGGCCTGCAGGTAGAGGGCAATATCCTTGAAGAAGCGTGTGCGTCATTTGTTGGGCGATACCCCATTCCCATGCGCCACGGCATGACCATAGGCGAAATTACCGCCTATATCAATACAACCCAAAAGATCGGTTGTGACCTTACCGTGATTCCCATGCAGGGATGGACCCGGGATATGTACTGGCAGGAGACCGGATTAGTCTGGATTCCGCCCTCCCCGAACCTGCCCACCCCGCTTTCCGCCATGGTCTATCCCGGCCAGGTTATCTTTGAAGGCACCAATCTGTCGGAAGGACGGGGGACCACCCTGCCCTTTGAACAATTCGGCGCGCCTTATGTGGATACTAGGACATTGATACAGGCGGTGAAAGACCGTCTTAAAGGCATTGTGCTGCGGCCACTGTGTTTCCAACCCACATCCGGAAAATGGCAGAACCAAACATGCAAAGGGGTTCAAATCCATATCATGGACAGAGATGAATATAAACCTTATCTGTGTTCCCTGATTTTATTACAGGAAATCATGAGAACACACCCCAACGGGTTTCAGTTCAAGGCGCCGCCCTATGAATATGAATTTGAGCGCCTGCCCATGGACCTGATTTTAGGAAGTCGGAACTTGCGGAAAAATATTGAAAAAATGAATGATCCCGTTGAATTGGAAAAAGCCTGGCAGAGACCATTGCAGGAGTTTAGGCAGGAGTCACAAGACTTTTATATATACAAATAA
- a CDS encoding 1-acyl-sn-glycerol-3-phosphate acyltransferase codes for MSLFAPINNLVSATRTKIHKIIAFLLNDSYDYYSSFYPGTQSFIIGKILNHLVNKISIGSSGLKRIKDTAPDSIVVFACKNKHIFDFLYFHTLLKRINGPYPELSFDLRFFFLLPTKQIGRIILSQLYFFFHNFHFKDIYAGGYARKMLLENRAGFISLIEEDEFYNRFIRSTPDPLFHLIELQKQIEKSVVIVPEDIIYITKPMHKNPSLGDIIFGTHEKPGRLKRVFTMLRQPDKIRVEVARPVNLKEFLARPEIQRLDSEFQTHRLRSLLVDILNRQRKSITGPVLKSRQEITEDILNRKSLREYLAAYADKTGTPLRKVNKKAAGYIDEIASSYSLRVINFLDWIFTWVFKNIFEGISVSQDEINMMRETYTKAPLILIPCHKSHLDYLLLPYVMYKNNMPCPHIAAGKNLSFWPLGPLFRGAGAFFLRRTFKGAELYARIFAAYIEKLLYEGFNIKIYIEGGRSRTGKVLPPKIGGLSMIIRAFLSGACEDLYFVPIYVGYDRVLEEDAYLKEIEGGNKTPENLKGLLNTRKFLKRKYGKVYIRFDTPISMNRYMEEKGVDLKKFSDPEFSHFVKRFGYKLINHINDNIVATPHGIIASGILNCSESTFTKKQMFARVNTYMNHLVYHGAYLSDTLMIDPDNAFDSVIENFLSRNFIELADEDEDEITDTTMLIVKHNKRPVLDYYKNSVICFFVPAAYTAAAIMEIDRFKFDIQDLVSRYNFLQKLFTDEFSFDEQISAQEQISKALKGFINEGILVPDPEYADTFNLTSEGLRKLKWFAAFLIPFFESYMTCLVFLEKEKTDKYDVKERVKKLLSFGNKLYRRNQVVRKESLSLINYRNAVNYFAKNHINGSGDQKRIDEYKEIIDLLSRRISS; via the coding sequence ATGAGTTTGTTTGCACCGATAAATAATCTGGTCTCAGCCACCAGAACAAAAATACATAAAATAATAGCGTTTCTACTTAACGACTCCTATGATTATTATTCAAGTTTTTATCCTGGCACCCAAAGCTTTATCATTGGAAAAATACTGAACCATCTTGTTAATAAAATCAGTATTGGTAGCTCCGGCCTTAAACGGATAAAAGATACGGCACCGGATTCAATTGTTGTTTTTGCCTGTAAAAACAAGCATATTTTTGATTTTTTATATTTTCACACCCTTTTGAAACGCATAAACGGACCCTATCCTGAGCTGAGTTTTGATTTACGTTTTTTCTTTCTTCTGCCCACAAAACAGATTGGAAGAATTATTCTGTCGCAATTATACTTCTTTTTCCACAATTTCCATTTCAAAGATATCTATGCCGGCGGATATGCCCGAAAAATGCTTCTGGAAAACCGGGCAGGATTTATCAGCCTTATAGAAGAGGATGAATTTTATAACAGGTTTATCAGGTCTACACCCGATCCTCTATTTCATCTGATTGAATTGCAGAAACAAATTGAAAAGTCCGTTGTTATTGTGCCTGAAGATATTATCTATATCACCAAACCCATGCACAAAAATCCAAGCCTTGGGGATATAATCTTCGGCACCCATGAAAAACCCGGCCGCCTCAAAAGGGTGTTTACCATGCTGAGGCAACCGGATAAAATACGGGTGGAAGTTGCACGGCCCGTAAATCTGAAAGAATTCCTAGCCCGGCCTGAAATCCAGCGTCTTGATTCGGAATTCCAGACCCATCGGTTGAGAAGTCTGCTTGTGGATATCCTCAACCGCCAGCGCAAAAGCATCACAGGACCCGTGCTTAAATCCCGTCAGGAAATCACCGAGGACATTCTTAACAGAAAATCCCTAAGAGAATATCTGGCGGCCTATGCGGATAAAACCGGCACCCCTTTGCGAAAGGTAAACAAAAAGGCCGCGGGCTATATCGATGAAATTGCATCCAGTTACAGTTTAAGGGTGATAAACTTTTTAGATTGGATTTTTACCTGGGTATTTAAAAACATATTTGAGGGGATTTCCGTATCCCAGGATGAGATTAACATGATGCGGGAGACTTACACCAAAGCCCCGCTAATTCTGATTCCCTGCCATAAAAGCCACCTTGATTACCTGCTTTTACCCTATGTTATGTATAAAAACAATATGCCCTGCCCCCATATTGCGGCAGGCAAAAACCTTTCCTTCTGGCCCCTTGGCCCTTTATTCAGGGGTGCCGGGGCGTTTTTCCTGCGCAGGACGTTCAAGGGCGCGGAATTGTATGCCAGAATTTTTGCAGCATATATTGAAAAACTGCTCTATGAGGGGTTTAACATCAAAATTTATATTGAAGGGGGCAGAAGCCGGACGGGAAAAGTACTGCCGCCTAAAATCGGCGGGCTCTCCATGATTATCCGGGCATTTTTAAGCGGCGCCTGTGAAGATCTCTATTTTGTGCCCATTTATGTAGGATATGACAGGGTCCTGGAAGAGGATGCATATCTCAAAGAAATTGAAGGCGGCAACAAAACGCCTGAAAACCTGAAAGGGTTGTTGAACACACGCAAATTTTTAAAACGCAAATACGGCAAAGTGTATATAAGATTTGACACGCCGATTTCCATGAACAGGTATATGGAAGAAAAAGGCGTTGATCTCAAAAAGTTCAGTGATCCGGAGTTCAGTCACTTTGTCAAGAGATTCGGATACAAGCTGATAAATCACATCAATGACAATATCGTTGCCACGCCCCATGGTATTATTGCCTCCGGCATCCTTAACTGCTCTGAAAGCACGTTTACAAAAAAACAGATGTTTGCCCGGGTAAACACATATATGAATCATCTGGTCTATCACGGTGCATATCTGTCCGACACATTGATGATTGACCCGGACAATGCCTTTGATTCGGTTATTGAAAATTTTCTTTCCAGAAACTTCATTGAGCTTGCCGATGAAGACGAGGATGAGATCACAGATACCACCATGCTCATTGTCAAACACAACAAAAGACCGGTTCTGGACTACTATAAAAATTCGGTCATCTGTTTCTTTGTGCCGGCGGCCTATACGGCTGCAGCTATTATGGAAATAGACCGGTTTAAGTTTGACATTCAGGATCTTGTATCCAGGTATAATTTTTTACAAAAACTGTTCACGGACGAATTTTCATTTGATGAGCAAATTTCAGCACAAGAGCAGATCTCAAAGGCGTTAAAAGGATTTATCAACGAGGGAATTCTTGTGCCGGATCCTGAATATGCCGACACCTTTAACCTGACATCGGAAGGATTGAGAAAACTTAAATGGTTTGCAGCTTTCCTTATTCCCTTTTTTGAATCCTATATGACCTGCCTTGTATTTTTGGAAAAAGAAAAGACGGATAAATATGATGTCAAAGAGCGTGTAAAAAAGCTGCTCTCCTTTGGCAACAAACTATACAGACGCAACCAGGTGGTACGAAAGGAATCCTTGTCCCTGATCAACTACCGTAACGCCGTAAACTATTTTGCCAAAAACCATATCAACGGTTCCGGGGACCAGAAACGCATAGACGAGTACAAAGAGATCATTGATCTGCTTTCCAGACGAATCTCAAGCTGA
- a CDS encoding glycosyltransferase, with product MPPESNNNRDRKSTSLSSGDSRAVNALANGNRALRGGRFADAIDYYRHALEHQPELFLVVRPNLEYARSRLSPADAQDLSSQDDQFQSPQFSASVFSTGDRYALVIHVFYLDILGDLKASAAHFPESGDIFVTCPDSFSRIECDDIRSFFPRAEIIQVPNVNQDVGALMGLMAQVDFRDYGFICKIHSKKGNKCPEKWRRALLDGVLGSKAQVERTIRLFQSDDELMIGGAKQLFLHGPSNLWKNKALISNVFGPFLGDFDFERADWGFFAGTCFWIRTSILCKIKEHMDGLENRPGAYVDGGTAAHAAERMFGLLVAVNGGKVLLNDVTDPANHEIETSGYPAEGERRKVLMEALLSKVYPEPSAGMQLRGSLDLSEKFPTISGWLARIGDPSPRDIIVKVGNTKIESIASDLRKDLEQHGINKGHHAFTLPVPVSEKDGKPREVVLIDKETSRVIDQKTCRWISKKPDYVDFEGFLKASMTQPFIEAPFSEADKRSLAVMEGIANRFCAIAGKLESKPLISVIMPVYNRVAIVGEAIASVLAQSYHYFELIVVDDCSTDATESAVQAFHDDRIRLITLPENKGPSAARNAGLQVAQGEILAYLDSDNTWDDRYLAAIAGAFETLPDADAVYSGILLYRNRDSSPFAVRYGHYHRALLENRNYIDMNIFSHRRGLMDRMSGFDQNMKRYVDYDFILRASESGTVYSVPILLCRYNYNKADNTVTADPRYESHLNPIHKHLQARNAARLEASGHAGLDHPVAVIIPNWQSLDEINECLDALTAKDWKGQLKIIVIDNASDRDVVNYLVDREAAGDIDLIQNKRNYGFTYAVNQGIRRAHAGADILVLNNDAVVRKGAIQALQKACYSLPHAGMTVPRQILPAGTKTFQTHVPFASEDYDCDVNISAHHRNIARVPVFHNGKNLELSFAPFFAVYIQRDLIARIGVLDAEYGRHYRSDRVYCDMARNVGGKKIYYVPDAFVIHKLQKATDSLREMGPGSKEFDLMFTRNQWDKETAAQLGFRSAPWDTL from the coding sequence ATGCCTCCTGAAAGCAATAATAACCGAGACCGGAAATCCACATCATTATCCAGCGGGGATTCCCGGGCAGTAAATGCCCTTGCAAACGGCAACAGGGCATTGCGTGGTGGACGTTTTGCAGATGCAATTGATTATTACCGTCATGCTCTGGAGCATCAGCCTGAGCTATTTCTGGTAGTTCGCCCCAATCTCGAATACGCCCGGTCCAGACTTTCACCTGCTGATGCTCAAGATCTATCATCACAGGATGACCAATTCCAATCCCCGCAGTTTTCTGCTTCTGTTTTTTCGACAGGCGATCGTTATGCCCTTGTTATCCATGTTTTTTACCTGGATATATTGGGGGATTTAAAGGCGTCTGCAGCCCATTTCCCGGAATCAGGCGATATTTTTGTCACCTGTCCTGACAGTTTTTCCAGGATAGAGTGTGATGATATCAGATCTTTTTTTCCCCGGGCAGAAATCATTCAGGTGCCGAATGTCAATCAGGATGTCGGTGCTTTGATGGGGTTGATGGCCCAGGTGGATTTTCGTGATTACGGATTTATATGCAAAATCCACAGCAAAAAAGGGAACAAATGCCCGGAAAAGTGGCGGCGGGCACTGCTGGATGGTGTGCTTGGCAGCAAGGCACAGGTGGAACGTACCATCCGGTTATTTCAAAGCGATGATGAGCTCATGATTGGCGGAGCAAAGCAGCTGTTTCTGCATGGGCCGAGCAATTTATGGAAAAATAAAGCACTCATCAGTAATGTTTTTGGTCCGTTTTTGGGTGATTTTGACTTTGAAAGAGCGGACTGGGGGTTTTTTGCCGGAACATGCTTTTGGATACGGACCTCTATCCTGTGTAAAATCAAGGAACACATGGATGGTCTTGAAAATAGGCCCGGGGCTTATGTGGATGGCGGGACAGCCGCCCATGCTGCCGAGCGGATGTTCGGCCTGCTTGTTGCCGTGAATGGCGGTAAGGTCCTGCTCAATGATGTAACCGACCCTGCAAACCATGAAATTGAAACCAGCGGGTATCCTGCTGAAGGCGAACGCAGGAAGGTTTTGATGGAAGCGTTGTTGTCAAAAGTTTACCCGGAGCCTTCCGCCGGAATGCAATTGCGCGGAAGCCTGGATCTGTCAGAAAAATTTCCGACCATTTCCGGCTGGCTGGCACGCATCGGAGATCCGTCACCCCGAGACATTATCGTAAAAGTGGGCAACACCAAAATAGAATCCATTGCTTCAGACCTCCGGAAAGACCTTGAACAGCATGGCATCAATAAAGGGCACCATGCCTTCACTCTGCCTGTTCCTGTGTCGGAAAAAGACGGAAAGCCCAGGGAAGTTGTCCTGATCGACAAAGAGACATCAAGGGTTATTGATCAAAAAACGTGCCGTTGGATATCAAAAAAGCCGGATTACGTCGATTTTGAAGGGTTCCTGAAAGCCTCCATGACACAGCCGTTCATTGAAGCGCCTTTTTCCGAGGCTGACAAGCGATCTCTTGCTGTCATGGAAGGTATTGCCAACAGGTTTTGTGCGATTGCCGGGAAATTGGAATCCAAGCCTCTGATTTCGGTGATAATGCCGGTTTACAACCGGGTAGCAATTGTTGGGGAGGCCATAGCGTCTGTGCTGGCTCAGTCGTATCATTATTTTGAGCTGATCGTGGTAGATGACTGCAGCACGGATGCAACCGAATCTGCAGTTCAGGCTTTTCACGATGATCGCATCCGGCTGATCACCCTGCCTGAAAACAAAGGTCCGAGTGCGGCAAGGAACGCCGGACTTCAGGTGGCACAAGGTGAGATCCTTGCTTATCTTGACAGCGACAATACCTGGGATGACCGGTATCTGGCAGCGATTGCCGGTGCCTTTGAAACCTTGCCCGATGCAGATGCCGTCTATTCGGGAATCCTGCTGTACCGGAATAGGGATTCATCCCCCTTTGCCGTGCGCTACGGCCATTATCACCGGGCCCTGCTTGAAAACCGTAACTACATTGATATGAATATCTTCTCGCATCGCCGGGGCCTGATGGACCGGATGAGTGGATTTGATCAGAACATGAAGCGCTATGTGGACTATGATTTTATTCTGCGGGCCTCTGAGTCGGGAACAGTGTATTCTGTGCCGATACTGCTTTGCAGGTATAATTATAACAAGGCGGATAATACTGTCACGGCAGATCCGCGTTACGAAAGCCATCTGAACCCCATTCATAAACACCTCCAGGCCCGGAATGCAGCCCGGCTGGAGGCTTCAGGCCATGCCGGCCTGGACCATCCTGTAGCTGTCATTATTCCCAACTGGCAGTCTCTTGACGAGATCAATGAATGCCTTGATGCCCTGACGGCAAAAGACTGGAAAGGACAATTAAAGATCATCGTCATCGATAACGCGTCAGACAGGGATGTGGTAAATTACCTGGTTGACCGTGAAGCTGCCGGAGATATTGATCTTATCCAGAACAAACGCAACTACGGCTTTACCTATGCCGTCAACCAGGGTATCCGCCGGGCCCATGCCGGGGCGGATATCCTTGTGCTGAACAATGACGCTGTTGTACGGAAAGGCGCGATTCAGGCATTGCAGAAGGCCTGTTACAGCCTTCCCCATGCCGGCATGACTGTTCCGCGTCAGATTTTACCGGCCGGCACAAAGACGTTTCAGACCCATGTTCCTTTTGCCAGTGAAGACTACGACTGTGATGTGAATATCTCGGCCCATCACCGCAACATTGCCCGTGTGCCGGTCTTTCACAACGGCAAAAACCTGGAGCTCTCCTTTGCCCCCTTTTTTGCGGTTTACATCCAAAGAGATCTGATCGCCCGGATCGGAGTGTTGGACGCCGAATACGGCAGGCATTACCGGTCGGACAGGGTCTATTGCGACATGGCCCGCAATGTGGGCGGCAAAAAGATTTACTATGTACCCGATGCCTTTGTTATCCACAAACTTCAAAAGGCAACCGACTCTCTTCGGGAAATGGGTCCGGGCAGCAAAGAATTCGACTTGATGTTCACCCGCAACCAATGGGATAAAGAAACCGCTGCTCAGCTGGGGTTCCGTTCCGCGCCATGGGATACGCTATAA
- a CDS encoding DnaJ domain-containing protein translates to MATLVKFILVLLGLAYLISPADLIPEMYLPLVGWIDDSLVMVCLYHLIRYGRLPSFLFKKGGKQSFGKNDKGPEPTGTFKQGAQNQSSYRSNTTGKSTKGEKSAKPGTLKSPYDILGVDSSASWSDIQTAYKNKAKQYHPDKLSHLGEDFSTLANEKFLEIQQAYAELKSIYNR, encoded by the coding sequence ATGGCCACCCTGGTTAAATTTATACTGGTTCTTCTGGGCCTGGCCTATCTTATTTCGCCTGCGGATCTCATTCCCGAAATGTATCTGCCCCTGGTGGGATGGATAGACGACAGTCTGGTGATGGTGTGTCTGTATCATCTGATCCGATATGGCCGGCTGCCCTCCTTTTTATTTAAAAAGGGAGGTAAACAATCCTTTGGAAAGAACGACAAGGGCCCAGAACCTACCGGAACATTTAAACAAGGCGCACAAAACCAATCTTCATACCGGTCCAACACAACGGGAAAGTCAACAAAAGGGGAAAAATCAGCCAAACCCGGTACCCTTAAATCCCCATATGATATTCTTGGTGTGGACAGCTCTGCATCCTGGTCTGACATTCAAACTGCATATAAAAACAAGGCCAAGCAATACCACCCGGACAAACTGTCCCACCTGGGTGAAGACTTTTCAACCCTTGCCAATGAAAAATTCTTGGAAATTCAGCAGGCCTATGCAGAGCTCAAATCCATTTATAACAGGTAG
- a CDS encoding sugar phosphate nucleotidyltransferase: MKALILAAGFGTRLLPYTQHLPKPLFTINGRPVLDYAVRNLLDAGCTKIFINAHHLADAIAKFVDNHRSKNLLEVVFEPVILDTGGAIANLGSQLADDDFFVVNADVICDFDLSYLMACHKASDALATLLVHDCYRFNTLCVEQATPELGIVRHFSQPPESGLAFTGIQAISPGLFEYMPPETIFSSIDVYKKVCELEKICALTAKQFYWRDMGTPQDYQHTSRECLAGKIFGLTPSQIPGIDIQAIAGDGSDRLWFRARHREKSLIISDHGICLDTARNNNDTAQLNAFIKIGQHLAGKGIAVPPIMGHDTISGQVAVADLGSTHLVDHIRGMKEERIIKWYQRVIDRLIDFSFKGIEDFDTSWTCQTPSYSKQMILDLECRYFMQAFVNEYLGRKERFENFARQFSHIADNALIHAMNGLMHRDCQSKNIMIHDGHPWFIDFQSARPGPIQYDLASLLIDPYVTLSRSVRDELLNYTLEKIGLQVSFDMAAFIHSFRYCCISRNLQMLGAFGFLTRIKKKNQFEKYIPAALKGLECRLINLNDPGLAGLTNFVQNLQGDLK, translated from the coding sequence ATGAAAGCCCTGATACTTGCAGCGGGGTTTGGCACAAGGCTGTTGCCCTATACACAGCATTTGCCCAAGCCCCTTTTTACCATCAACGGCCGGCCCGTTCTCGACTATGCCGTCAGGAATCTTTTAGATGCCGGTTGCACAAAAATTTTTATCAATGCCCACCATCTGGCAGATGCCATTGCAAAGTTTGTTGACAACCACCGGTCAAAAAACCTTTTGGAAGTGGTTTTTGAGCCCGTAATTTTAGATACCGGCGGGGCCATTGCCAACCTTGGCAGTCAGTTGGCAGATGATGATTTCTTTGTGGTGAATGCAGATGTGATCTGTGATTTTGACCTGTCATATCTCATGGCCTGTCACAAGGCATCTGACGCCCTGGCCACCTTGCTGGTCCATGACTGCTACAGGTTTAACACCCTTTGTGTGGAGCAGGCAACACCAGAACTCGGCATTGTCAGGCATTTTTCGCAGCCCCCGGAATCCGGGCTTGCGTTCACGGGAATCCAGGCAATATCCCCAGGGTTATTTGAATACATGCCCCCTGAAACAATATTTTCAAGTATTGATGTGTATAAAAAAGTGTGTGAACTGGAAAAAATTTGCGCGCTTACGGCAAAGCAATTTTATTGGCGGGACATGGGCACCCCCCAGGATTACCAGCACACATCCAGGGAATGCCTGGCCGGCAAAATTTTTGGCTTAACGCCGTCTCAGATTCCCGGCATTGATATTCAGGCCATTGCCGGGGACGGTTCGGACCGTCTCTGGTTCCGCGCCCGGCATCGAGAAAAAAGCCTGATTATATCGGATCACGGCATCTGTCTGGATACGGCCCGAAACAACAATGACACAGCCCAGTTGAACGCATTTATAAAAATCGGGCAGCATCTGGCCGGCAAAGGTATTGCCGTTCCCCCAATTATGGGCCATGACACTATTTCGGGCCAGGTAGCCGTGGCAGATCTTGGCAGTACCCACCTGGTCGACCATATCCGGGGAATGAAGGAAGAACGGATTATTAAATGGTATCAACGTGTCATTGACCGCCTGATTGATTTTTCATTCAAAGGGATTGAGGATTTTGATACGAGTTGGACCTGCCAGACCCCCTCCTACTCAAAACAGATGATTTTGGATCTGGAATGCCGGTATTTCATGCAAGCCTTTGTCAATGAATACCTTGGCCGAAAAGAACGGTTTGAAAATTTTGCCCGGCAATTTTCCCATATTGCCGACAATGCATTGATCCATGCAATGAACGGGCTCATGCACCGGGACTGCCAGTCGAAAAATATCATGATCCATGACGGCCACCCCTGGTTCATTGATTTTCAATCCGCCCGACCGGGGCCCATTCAATATGATCTGGCTTCCCTTTTGATTGATCCCTATGTTACACTCTCCCGGTCTGTCCGGGATGAACTTTTAAACTATACTTTGGAAAAAATAGGTCTTCAGGTATCATTTGACATGGCTGCTTTTATACACTCTTTCAGATACTGCTGTATTTCACGTAACCTTCAAATGCTGGGCGCGTTTGGTTTTTTGACCCGAATTAAAAAGAAGAACCAATTTGAAAAATATATCCCGGCAGCTCTGAAAGGACTTGAATGTCGACTCATAAACCTAAATGACCCCGGATTGGCCGGTCTGACCAATTTTGTCCAAAACCTTCAAGGAGATTTGAAATGA
- a CDS encoding Rpn family recombination-promoting nuclease/putative transposase, translating to MPGKLYDLSEYSDDEIRGTVMARVTMLLLKHVFEPDLADRLPDIFSLLKELSKKKTGLQYFESLVKYVFSNVDDITVDKMQAIVHNALLEDKGEYIVTLAEKLRKQGLEQGLERGDP from the coding sequence ATGCCGGGAAAGCTGTATGATCTGTCCGAATACAGTGACGATGAGATCAGGGGGACGGTCATGGCCCGAGTAACCATGCTTCTTTTAAAACATGTATTTGAACCGGATTTGGCTGACCGCCTGCCCGATATTTTTTCATTGTTGAAAGAATTGTCAAAGAAAAAAACGGGTTTGCAATATTTTGAGTCTCTGGTAAAATATGTGTTCAGTAACGTGGATGATATCACTGTGGATAAAATGCAAGCCATAGTGCATAACGCGTTACTGGAAGATAAAGGAGAATACATCGTGACACTTGCAGAAAAATTACGAAAACAAGGTCTGGAGCAAGGTCTGGAGCGCGGAGATCCGTGA
- the dapB gene encoding dihydrodipicolinate reductase produces MNCIPIMINGLPGNVARIMATSALRDERFSFVPFSLTGEEITQGEVSVDQTTVTLLKPSEREDKINDILGSYPGFICIDYTHPTAVNDNAKFYVAHKIPFVMGTTGGDRQDLERTVKNGSVPAVIAPNMAKQIVGLQAMLEYGANTFPGLFKGFSLQVTESHQQGKADTSGTAKALVACFNQLGTDFEISNIEKIRDPEIQKENLGVPEEYISGHGWHTYTLKAPDGSALFELKHNINGRQIYVSGTFDAVIFLKSKIDTNDFEQKLFTMIDVLTAGK; encoded by the coding sequence ATGAATTGTATACCCATCATGATCAACGGACTGCCCGGTAATGTGGCCCGTATAATGGCAACCTCGGCGTTACGCGATGAGCGCTTCAGCTTTGTACCTTTCTCCCTGACCGGGGAGGAGATTACCCAGGGTGAAGTCTCTGTGGATCAGACAACAGTGACCCTTTTAAAACCCAGTGAAAGGGAAGATAAAATCAATGACATTCTTGGATCCTATCCCGGCTTCATCTGTATTGATTATACCCACCCGACCGCTGTAAATGATAATGCAAAATTCTATGTTGCGCATAAGATCCCCTTTGTCATGGGCACAACGGGCGGAGACAGGCAGGATCTTGAACGTACGGTTAAAAACGGATCTGTTCCTGCGGTCATTGCCCCGAACATGGCCAAACAGATTGTCGGGCTCCAGGCCATGCTTGAATACGGAGCAAACACCTTCCCCGGATTGTTCAAAGGATTCAGCCTTCAAGTTACGGAAAGCCATCAGCAGGGAAAAGCGGACACATCAGGCACAGCCAAGGCCCTGGTGGCCTGTTTCAACCAACTTGGAACGGACTTTGAGATTTCCAATATTGAAAAAATACGAGACCCCGAAATCCAGAAAGAAAATTTAGGTGTGCCCGAAGAATATATAAGCGGACACGGATGGCACACATATACGTTGAAAGCCCCGGACGGGTCTGCACTGTTTGAACTCAAACATAACATAAACGGACGGCAGATTTATGTTTCAGGCACCTTTGATGCGGTTATTTTTCTAAAAAGCAAAATTGATACAAATGACTTTGAGCAGAAACTTTTCACCATGATTGATGTCCTGACCGCCGGGAAATGA